In Hippoglossus stenolepis isolate QCI-W04-F060 chromosome 21, HSTE1.2, whole genome shotgun sequence, one DNA window encodes the following:
- the tdrd1 gene encoding tudor domain-containing protein 1 isoform X1: protein MNRSLSPNMVQPNLPLRKPSSSPMAVSAPALRHLSGPGAAAPLRPATGATGDGLVHPLVIRSNSGVLGSEPPALTVYFCNFCGHQGNFRCTRCKKTAYCSVVCQTEDWKVHRHTCKSVDPEPAKAKPKEITASPATGDPAGQLELKHADAPSLQRVYLKDLNMRKSVMGTEIKASVVEFYSPGRFYLLSQTPELLEALKVISVELQKTYSCPSATTYVPCDGEVCGVQFSSDLNWYRGLIQTLSPDQKTAKILYIDFGNEECVPVTRIRPLSANIQPFSPCAMECRIAGVLPLAKNWSSECCVAVRQLLAGKTVTVKLVETVENSCIHVVDILLSMGNTLRMFLLEYGYAAEEPINAPPTQQEISVMMSASLENFKRQSNGKDDNTWAHPPEPLTQAVGDSFSVVVIDFQSPTDIIVQKVEHAGVIQELQLNLREHCSRVPAPQNFRPAPGTVCCAQFSEDKQWYRAKVLAYPSEERVCVGYVDFGNSEEVELGHLRPISTSLLALPMQAMPCGLAGVQPVGESWSDDCLLALRRRVSNRILRVEIQRADEGKASVAIIDEASDPQANIAELLISAGYAAPTPVATTSSDQQVDQMTSASPELPASEPLVWSFPEFPCDGQTVALLPSVLDNPGEFYCRLDNPADHQRLIDLGAELKQHCEADNSLFEPKVGEPCCAVFRGDGAWYRAMVKELCENQVSVNIADYGYSMKVERHQLRSITQRLLALPFQAVRCWLSGVEPPGSEWSSEALLWFQTLVDGEQLSARVLSVTEQGYGVELQSRGQNVADALISVQLAKVPGEVPKEIHANTGSEAKYPESATQNELSQNLAQASIQAGATSKEMPAEEQTAVPSEVPSFPVDWKTVELPLNETFKPYIAAVASPSLFYLLGPSLVVDQQTLQRLMMDVAAYCSNNQASLSSAVLSRPAPGAACCVQFSADSNWYRAVVLEAGEKELSVIYADYGNTEKVPLSRILPIPEHLLQLPFQITRCTLAGKEHFPVEWPEEVQQLFQTVLSKDVLATALSFDGSANVLSLTLPAERGGGQVTAMIVEALQILTKTNPSPATTQRAEQTDRSTPPVSSTAEPECPQPKSLPETQKRPEHTTAASGSTITSEPTSLTRQQIKKTHVESDSEDPVQKIVDQMEPPLKVNTETNDPQTSGCCCASLKTKMDHLEQLMQLHISLMGQFVGQKK from the exons ATGAACCGCTCACTTTCTCCAAACATGGTTCAACCCAACCTGCCCTTGAGGAAACCGTCATCCAGCCCGATGGCTGTTTCGGCCCCGGCTCTGAGGCACCTCTCCGGGCCCGGAGCTGCAGCACCCCTCCGCCCCGCTACTGGTGCCACCGGAGACG GTCTTGTTCATCCACTGGTCATCAGGAGTAACTCTGGA GTGTTGGGATCCGAGCCCCCAGCACTGACTGTGTATTTCTGCAACTTCTGTGGGCACCAAG GAAACTTTCGGTGCACGCGCTGCAAGAAGACGGCTTACTGCTCTGTGGTGTGTCAGACAGAAGACTGGAAGGTGCACAGGCACACGTGCAAGTCCGTTGATCCAGAACCTGCAAA AGCAAAACCAAAGGAAATCACTGCTTCACCTGCGACAGGAGACCCAGCCGGCCAGTTGGAGTTGAAG CATGCTGATGCACCCAGCCTCCAGAGGGTgtatttaaaagatttaaatatgCGCAAATCTGTTATGGGAACAGAAATCAAG GCATCTGTTGTCGAGTTCTACAGCCCTGGCAGATTTTACCTTCTTAGCCAAACCCCCGAGTTGCTGGAAGCCCTGAAGGTCATCAGCGTGGAGCTTCAGAAAACGTACAGCTGCCCCTCAGCAACAACATACGTGCCCTGTGATGGGGAGGTTTGCGGAGTGCAGTTCTCCTCGGATCTG AACTGGTACCGAGGCCTCATCCAGACTTTGTCACCTGACCAGAAGACGGCTAAAATCCTTTACATCGACTTTGGCAATGAAGAGTGTGTCCCTGTGACCAGGATCCGACCCCTGAGTGCCAACATCCAGCCATTTAGTCCTTGC GCAATGGAGTGTCGTATCGCTGGGGTGCTGCCATTGGCTAAAAACTGGTCAAGCGAGTGCTGTGTTGCAGTGAGGCAGCTGCTGGCTGGCAAGACTGTGACTGTGAAGCTGGTGGAAACAGTCGAGAATAGTTGCATCCACGTTGTGGACATCCTGCTTTCAATGG GAAATACATTGAGGATGTTCCTCCTTGAATATGGTTATGCAGCAGAGGAACCGATCAATGCACCACCGACTCAGCAGGAAATAA GCGTCATGATGAGTGCGTCCTTGGAAAACTTCAAGCGTCAGTCCAATGGAAAGGACGACAACACCTGGGCTCATCCTCCAGAGCCTCTGACCCAGGCGGTGGGTGACTCCTTTTCTGTTGTGGTCATCGACTTCCAATCACCCACTGACATTATTGTACAGAAGGTGGAACATGCTG GAGTGATTCAGGAGTTGCAGTTGAACCTGAGGGAACATTGCTCTCGAGTCCCAGCCCCTCAGAACTTCAGACCAGCACCCGGCACTGTTTGCTGTGCCCAGTTCTCAG AGGACAAGCAGTGGTACAGGGCCAAAGTTCTGGCATATCCCTCAGAAGAACGCGTCTGTGTTGGCTATGTTGATTTTGGCAACTCCGAGGAGGTGGAATTAGGTCACCTGCGGCCTATAAGCACTTCATTACTGGCCCTGCCAATGCAGGCTATGCCTTGTGGCCTTGCAG GGGTCCAGCCTGTAGGGGAGAGTTGGTCAGACGACTGCCTGTTGGCCTTGCGGCGAAGAGTATCGAACCGAATACTGCGCGTTGAGATCCAGAGAGCCGATGAGGGCAAAGCTTCCGTGGCCATAATTGACGAGGCCAGCGATCCTCAGGCCAATATAGCTGAGCTGCTGATCTCTGCCGGTTACGCTGCACCCACTCCTGTTGCCACCACGAGTAGCGACCAGCAGGTCGACCAGATGACATCAGCTTCTCCTGAACTGCCTG CCTCTGAGCCTCTGGTGTGGTCTTTTCCTGAGTTTCCCTGTGACGGCCAGACAGTGGCGCTGCTGCCCAGTGTTCTGGACAACCCTGGAGAGTTCTACTGCCGCTTAGACAATCCTGCAG accACCAGCGGCTGATAGATCTTGGGGCTGAGCTGAAGCAGCATTGCGAAGCGGATAACTCACTTTTTGAGCCCAAAGTAGGAGAGCCGTGTTGTGCCGTGTTTCGAG GTGATGGAGCATGGTACCGGGCTAtggtgaaggagctgtgtgagaACCAGGTGTCCGTGAACATTGCGGACTATGGTTACAGCATGAAAGTAGAACGGCACCAGCTCAGATCCATTACACAACGACTCCTGGCTCTACCCTTCCAGGCAGTTCGCTGCTGGctctcag GTGTAGAGCCCCCGGGTTCAGAGTGGAGCAGCGAGGCCCTCCTGTGGTTCCAGACTTTGGTGGACGGCGAGCAGCTCTCTGCACGTGTCCTCTCTGTCACTGAGCAGGGCTACggggtggagctgcagagcagagggcAGAATGTGGCCGATGCCCTAATTTCTGTGCAGCTGGCCAAAGTTCCTGGAGAGGTTCCCAAAGAGATCCATGCAAACACAGGCTCTGAAGCCAAATACCCAGAGAGTGCAACACAAAATGAGCTCAGCCAAAACCTTGCACAAGCCTCCATCCAGGCAGGAGCCACTTCCAAAGAGATGCCAGCTGAAGAGCAAACTGCTGTGCCATCAGAAG tACCATCTTTCCCTGTCGACTGGAAGACAGTGGAACTGCCTCTCAACGAGACCTTTAAGCCGTACATCGCAGCTGTCGCTAGTCCTTCCCTCTTCTACCTGCTTGGTCCCAGTTTGG tagtAGACCAGCAGACGCTGCAGCGGCTGATGATGGATGTAGCTGCCTACTGCAGCAACAACCAGGCATCTTTGTCCTCTGCTGTCCTGAGCAGACCAGCTCCTGGGGCTGCCTGCTGTGTCCAGTTCTCTG ccGACAGTAACTGGTACCGTGCAGTGGTCCTGGAAGCAGGTGAGAAAGAGTTGAGTGTCATCTATGCAGATTACGGCAACACTGAAAAGGTGCCGCTCTCCCGAATCTTACCGATCCCCGAgcacctgctgcagcttcccTTTCAGATCACCCGCTGCACCCTCGCTG GTAAGGAGCACTTCCCCGTCGAGTggccagaggaagtgcagcagctgtttcaaACCGTCCTCTCGAAAGACGTCCTCGCCACCGCTCTGTCCTTCGACGGCTCCGCTAACGTGCTGTCGCTCACTCTGCCCGCTGAGAGAGGCGGAGGGCAAGTCACTGCCATGATAGTGGAAGCACTGCAGATCCTGACCAAGACAAATCCTTCCCCAGCCACCACCCAGAGGGCTGAACAAACCGACAGGAGCACGCCTCCTGTCAGCTCCACGGCCGAGCCCGAGTGCCCACAGCCCAAGTCCCTACCTGAAACCCAGAAGAGGCCTGAACACACAACAGCTGCCAGTGGATCAACCATAACTTCAGAGCCAACGTCCCTCACTCGccaacagattaaaaaaacacatgtagaATCAGACAGTG aAGATCCGGTGCAGAAGATTGTTGATCAAATGGAGCCACCATTAAAAGTGAACACAGAAACTAATG
- the tdrd1 gene encoding tudor domain-containing protein 1 isoform X2, with product MNRSLSPNMVQPNLPLRKPSSSPMAVSAPALRHLSGPGAAAPLRPATGATGDGLVHPLVIRSNSGVLGSEPPALTVYFCNFCGHQGNFRCTRCKKTAYCSVVCQTEDWKVHRHTCKSVDPEPAKAKPKEITASPATGDPAGQLELKHADAPSLQRVYLKDLNMRKSVMGTEIKASVVEFYSPGRFYLLSQTPELLEALKVISVELQKTYSCPSATTYVPCDGEVCGVQFSSDLNWYRGLIQTLSPDQKTAKILYIDFGNEECVPVTRIRPLSANIQPFSPCAMECRIAGVLPLAKNWSSECCVAVRQLLAGKTVTVKLVETVENSCIHVVDILLSMGNTLRMFLLEYGYAAEEPINAPPTQQEISVMMSASLENFKRQSNGKDDNTWAHPPEPLTQAVGDSFSVVVIDFQSPTDIIVQKVEHAGVIQELQLNLREHCSRVPAPQNFRPAPGTVCCAQFSEDKQWYRAKVLAYPSEERVCVGYVDFGNSEEVELGHLRPISTSLLALPMQAMPCGLAGVQPVGESWSDDCLLALRRRVSNRILRVEIQRADEGKASVAIIDEASDPQANIAELLISAGYAAPTPVATTSSDQQVDQMTSASPELPASEPLVWSFPEFPCDGQTVALLPSVLDNPGEFYCRLDNPADHQRLIDLGAELKQHCEADNSLFEPKVGEPCCAVFRGDGAWYRAMVKELCENQVSVNIADYGYSMKVERHQLRSITQRLLALPFQAVRCWLSGVEPPGSEWSSEALLWFQTLVDGEQLSARVLSVTEQGYGVELQSRGQNVADALISVQLAKVPGEVPKEIHANTGSEAKYPESATQNELSQNLAQASIQAGATSKEMPAEEQTAVPSEVPSFPVDWKTVELPLNETFKPYIAAVASPSLFYLLGPSLVDQQTLQRLMMDVAAYCSNNQASLSSAVLSRPAPGAACCVQFSADSNWYRAVVLEAGEKELSVIYADYGNTEKVPLSRILPIPEHLLQLPFQITRCTLAGKEHFPVEWPEEVQQLFQTVLSKDVLATALSFDGSANVLSLTLPAERGGGQVTAMIVEALQILTKTNPSPATTQRAEQTDRSTPPVSSTAEPECPQPKSLPETQKRPEHTTAASGSTITSEPTSLTRQQIKKTHVESDSEDPVQKIVDQMEPPLKVNTETNDPQTSGCCCASLKTKMDHLEQLMQLHISLMGQFVGQKK from the exons ATGAACCGCTCACTTTCTCCAAACATGGTTCAACCCAACCTGCCCTTGAGGAAACCGTCATCCAGCCCGATGGCTGTTTCGGCCCCGGCTCTGAGGCACCTCTCCGGGCCCGGAGCTGCAGCACCCCTCCGCCCCGCTACTGGTGCCACCGGAGACG GTCTTGTTCATCCACTGGTCATCAGGAGTAACTCTGGA GTGTTGGGATCCGAGCCCCCAGCACTGACTGTGTATTTCTGCAACTTCTGTGGGCACCAAG GAAACTTTCGGTGCACGCGCTGCAAGAAGACGGCTTACTGCTCTGTGGTGTGTCAGACAGAAGACTGGAAGGTGCACAGGCACACGTGCAAGTCCGTTGATCCAGAACCTGCAAA AGCAAAACCAAAGGAAATCACTGCTTCACCTGCGACAGGAGACCCAGCCGGCCAGTTGGAGTTGAAG CATGCTGATGCACCCAGCCTCCAGAGGGTgtatttaaaagatttaaatatgCGCAAATCTGTTATGGGAACAGAAATCAAG GCATCTGTTGTCGAGTTCTACAGCCCTGGCAGATTTTACCTTCTTAGCCAAACCCCCGAGTTGCTGGAAGCCCTGAAGGTCATCAGCGTGGAGCTTCAGAAAACGTACAGCTGCCCCTCAGCAACAACATACGTGCCCTGTGATGGGGAGGTTTGCGGAGTGCAGTTCTCCTCGGATCTG AACTGGTACCGAGGCCTCATCCAGACTTTGTCACCTGACCAGAAGACGGCTAAAATCCTTTACATCGACTTTGGCAATGAAGAGTGTGTCCCTGTGACCAGGATCCGACCCCTGAGTGCCAACATCCAGCCATTTAGTCCTTGC GCAATGGAGTGTCGTATCGCTGGGGTGCTGCCATTGGCTAAAAACTGGTCAAGCGAGTGCTGTGTTGCAGTGAGGCAGCTGCTGGCTGGCAAGACTGTGACTGTGAAGCTGGTGGAAACAGTCGAGAATAGTTGCATCCACGTTGTGGACATCCTGCTTTCAATGG GAAATACATTGAGGATGTTCCTCCTTGAATATGGTTATGCAGCAGAGGAACCGATCAATGCACCACCGACTCAGCAGGAAATAA GCGTCATGATGAGTGCGTCCTTGGAAAACTTCAAGCGTCAGTCCAATGGAAAGGACGACAACACCTGGGCTCATCCTCCAGAGCCTCTGACCCAGGCGGTGGGTGACTCCTTTTCTGTTGTGGTCATCGACTTCCAATCACCCACTGACATTATTGTACAGAAGGTGGAACATGCTG GAGTGATTCAGGAGTTGCAGTTGAACCTGAGGGAACATTGCTCTCGAGTCCCAGCCCCTCAGAACTTCAGACCAGCACCCGGCACTGTTTGCTGTGCCCAGTTCTCAG AGGACAAGCAGTGGTACAGGGCCAAAGTTCTGGCATATCCCTCAGAAGAACGCGTCTGTGTTGGCTATGTTGATTTTGGCAACTCCGAGGAGGTGGAATTAGGTCACCTGCGGCCTATAAGCACTTCATTACTGGCCCTGCCAATGCAGGCTATGCCTTGTGGCCTTGCAG GGGTCCAGCCTGTAGGGGAGAGTTGGTCAGACGACTGCCTGTTGGCCTTGCGGCGAAGAGTATCGAACCGAATACTGCGCGTTGAGATCCAGAGAGCCGATGAGGGCAAAGCTTCCGTGGCCATAATTGACGAGGCCAGCGATCCTCAGGCCAATATAGCTGAGCTGCTGATCTCTGCCGGTTACGCTGCACCCACTCCTGTTGCCACCACGAGTAGCGACCAGCAGGTCGACCAGATGACATCAGCTTCTCCTGAACTGCCTG CCTCTGAGCCTCTGGTGTGGTCTTTTCCTGAGTTTCCCTGTGACGGCCAGACAGTGGCGCTGCTGCCCAGTGTTCTGGACAACCCTGGAGAGTTCTACTGCCGCTTAGACAATCCTGCAG accACCAGCGGCTGATAGATCTTGGGGCTGAGCTGAAGCAGCATTGCGAAGCGGATAACTCACTTTTTGAGCCCAAAGTAGGAGAGCCGTGTTGTGCCGTGTTTCGAG GTGATGGAGCATGGTACCGGGCTAtggtgaaggagctgtgtgagaACCAGGTGTCCGTGAACATTGCGGACTATGGTTACAGCATGAAAGTAGAACGGCACCAGCTCAGATCCATTACACAACGACTCCTGGCTCTACCCTTCCAGGCAGTTCGCTGCTGGctctcag GTGTAGAGCCCCCGGGTTCAGAGTGGAGCAGCGAGGCCCTCCTGTGGTTCCAGACTTTGGTGGACGGCGAGCAGCTCTCTGCACGTGTCCTCTCTGTCACTGAGCAGGGCTACggggtggagctgcagagcagagggcAGAATGTGGCCGATGCCCTAATTTCTGTGCAGCTGGCCAAAGTTCCTGGAGAGGTTCCCAAAGAGATCCATGCAAACACAGGCTCTGAAGCCAAATACCCAGAGAGTGCAACACAAAATGAGCTCAGCCAAAACCTTGCACAAGCCTCCATCCAGGCAGGAGCCACTTCCAAAGAGATGCCAGCTGAAGAGCAAACTGCTGTGCCATCAGAAG tACCATCTTTCCCTGTCGACTGGAAGACAGTGGAACTGCCTCTCAACGAGACCTTTAAGCCGTACATCGCAGCTGTCGCTAGTCCTTCCCTCTTCTACCTGCTTGGTCCCAGTTTGG tAGACCAGCAGACGCTGCAGCGGCTGATGATGGATGTAGCTGCCTACTGCAGCAACAACCAGGCATCTTTGTCCTCTGCTGTCCTGAGCAGACCAGCTCCTGGGGCTGCCTGCTGTGTCCAGTTCTCTG ccGACAGTAACTGGTACCGTGCAGTGGTCCTGGAAGCAGGTGAGAAAGAGTTGAGTGTCATCTATGCAGATTACGGCAACACTGAAAAGGTGCCGCTCTCCCGAATCTTACCGATCCCCGAgcacctgctgcagcttcccTTTCAGATCACCCGCTGCACCCTCGCTG GTAAGGAGCACTTCCCCGTCGAGTggccagaggaagtgcagcagctgtttcaaACCGTCCTCTCGAAAGACGTCCTCGCCACCGCTCTGTCCTTCGACGGCTCCGCTAACGTGCTGTCGCTCACTCTGCCCGCTGAGAGAGGCGGAGGGCAAGTCACTGCCATGATAGTGGAAGCACTGCAGATCCTGACCAAGACAAATCCTTCCCCAGCCACCACCCAGAGGGCTGAACAAACCGACAGGAGCACGCCTCCTGTCAGCTCCACGGCCGAGCCCGAGTGCCCACAGCCCAAGTCCCTACCTGAAACCCAGAAGAGGCCTGAACACACAACAGCTGCCAGTGGATCAACCATAACTTCAGAGCCAACGTCCCTCACTCGccaacagattaaaaaaacacatgtagaATCAGACAGTG aAGATCCGGTGCAGAAGATTGTTGATCAAATGGAGCCACCATTAAAAGTGAACACAGAAACTAATG